From the genome of Vicia villosa cultivar HV-30 ecotype Madison, WI linkage group LG2, Vvil1.0, whole genome shotgun sequence, one region includes:
- the LOC131647756 gene encoding uncharacterized protein LOC131647756 isoform X1, which translates to MPLSSLHNRPSPSRSHRRPPFSLPSTVLVTVLFLELRKIEKLEEENVLEVNWLMELPREVMVCMFILVSQNREIYATTEEHVILQTNEAKQFWFPGNANPGDYFFGSGLEGLIQQLAENDPSRRETPPALKSLTS; encoded by the exons ATGCCACTCTCGTCTCTTCACAATCGACCGTCGCCTTCGCGTTCTCACCGCCGTCCACCGTTTTCACTGCCGTCCACCGTTCTTGTCACG GTTTTATTTCTAGAGCTGAGGAAAATTGAAAAACTTGAAGAAGAAAATGTGCTTGAAGTAAATTGGTTGATGGAATTACCGAGGGAGGTGATGGTGTGTATGTTTATTTTGGTTTCCCAGAACAGAGAGATCTATGCAACAACAGAAGAGCATGTTATCTTACAAACTAATGAGGCCAAACAG TTCTGGTTTCCCGGCAACGCGAATCCGGGGGATTATTTCTTTGGATCAGGGCTTGAGGGTCTGATCCAGCAACTGGCTGAGAACGATCCGAGTCGGCGCGAGACTCCTCCTGCGTTAAAATCTTTAACTAGCTGA
- the LOC131647756 gene encoding uncharacterized protein LOC131647756 isoform X2, with translation MPLSSLHNRPSPSRSHRRPPFSLPSTVLVTVLFLELRKIEKLEEENVLEVNWLMELPREVMVCMFILVSQNREIYATTEEHVILQTNEAKQLQFRLVSSGFPATRIRGIISLDQGLRV, from the exons ATGCCACTCTCGTCTCTTCACAATCGACCGTCGCCTTCGCGTTCTCACCGCCGTCCACCGTTTTCACTGCCGTCCACCGTTCTTGTCACG GTTTTATTTCTAGAGCTGAGGAAAATTGAAAAACTTGAAGAAGAAAATGTGCTTGAAGTAAATTGGTTGATGGAATTACCGAGGGAGGTGATGGTGTGTATGTTTATTTTGGTTTCCCAGAACAGAGAGATCTATGCAACAACAGAAGAGCATGTTATCTTACAAACTAATGAGGCCAAACAG CTACAATTCCGGCTTGTCAGTTCTGGTTTCCCGGCAACGCGAATCCGGGGGATTATTTCTTTGGATCAGGGCTTGAGGGTCTGA